The region GTACCGGCTAAGAGTTGATTGGTTTAGTTGATCTGACGGTCATTTAACTGGCCAAAACAGCTTGCGCAAGACTTGTTTCGGCCGTACATTGCTCAATATGAAAAAGATAGTCCCTCTTTTGCTTTTTGCTTTAATAGTCGGCTGCGCCCAATCGGCGAAAAAGTTTTCAACTTTTGAGGATTTCGTAATGACTATGGGCTTGAATCCTAATTCATGTGTTGCTAAAAATTATTGCCAAGCTGAGACTAGAATGTCTATTGAGGCAATATCTAGCAAAATGGGAATTAGTGTGTCGGATTGGGAGAAATCACCAGATGGCGCCTATCTTAAATATAACAAAGATTTTAATGATGATTTAAATATGCAGGTGCACGTATCATCTATAAGTGGCAATAAGTTGATTTTCATGGGCCAATCGCAGGAAGGTTACCAAAGACAGCACTGAAAAAGCTGATAATCTGCTTGGATTACAGTCCACCCCTCGGGTTCACGTCCACCCTGATTTTCGCTTTCCAGGTGCGGGTGTCGAGGATGCGGAGGAGTTCGCCGAGGCGGGTGTCGCTCCGGGCGCGCAGGAAGAGGTGGTAGGGGTACACGCCGCGCACGCGGGCGACGGGGCTGGGCGCGGGCCCGAGGACCTCGTGGGCGGTGGCGCCGGCGCCGTGGAGGGCGTCGGCGAGGTCCTGCGCGGCGGCCTGGGCTTTGTGCTGGTCGCGGGCGCTGATCTCGATCTGCGCGAGGCGGGCGTGGGGGGGGTAGTTCAGGGCGGCGCGGGCGCGTTCCTCGGCGGCGGGGTACGCGAGGGTGTCGCGGCCGTCGACCATGACTTTCAGGGCGGGGTGGTCCGCCTGGAAGGTCTGCACGAGCAGCATGGGCGCGCGGGTGGGGTGCCATTCGGCGAGCTGCCGCAGCAGGCGGTGGTAACGCTCGCTGGCGCGGAAGTCGCTGACGTTCAGCCACGTGTCGGCCAGGGTCACGCCGATCAGCGCGAGGTCCGGCGGTGGCTCGTGTGACAGCAGGAGTTGCGTGCCGATGACGACGCCGCTCTCGCCGCGCATCAGGGGTGTGAGGTCGTCCTGGCGGTCCCTGTCGAGGCGGTAGACGGGGAAGCCGGGGAGGAGTTTCTGGACCTCCTGCGCGATCCATTCGGTGCCGGGCCCGCGCGCCTGCCACATGGGGTCCCCGCACTGATCGCAGCGTTCGGGGATGGGCTGGTGGTACCCGCACTGGTGGCAGGTGAGCTGCCGCCCCTCGCGGTGGAAGCGCAGCGGCACGTCGCAGTTGCGGCACTGCGGGGTGTGGTCGCAGCTGGGGCAGCGCAGCAGGGCGCTGTACCCGCGCCGGGGGGCGAGGAGGGCCGCCTGACGGCCGCGTTCCTGCACCTGCCGCAGCACGCGGGCGAGGTCGTGACTGAGGGGGTACCCCTGGTCCCCGAGGCGCAGGTGCACGCTGGACAGTGGCCCCAGTTCGGGTTGCTCGGGCGGGTTGGCGTAGTCCACGACGTGCACGCGGGCGCGTGGCGGCGGGAGGACCGCGCCGGGGTGCGGGACGCTCTCGGCGGCGGGCGTGGTGCCCACGAGGGCCAGGGCGGCGTCGTGCGCGGCGGCGATGCGCGTGGCGAGGTCCGGCAGGAACGCGCGGCTGCCGCTCAGGAGCTTGTGCGCGTCGCTGGCCTCCTCCAGCACGATGATCAGCGCGAGGTCGTCCAGCGGGGCGGCCAGCGCGTGCCCGCTGCCGATGACGAGCCGGGCCTCGCCCGTGCGGATGAGCTGCCAGGTGTGGGCGCGCTGCGGTTCGCTGAGCGTGCCGGTCAGCTGCGCGGCCCGCGTACCCGCGTGTGCGGCGAGGCCGGAGAGGCCCTCCCAGGCGCGGCGGAGTGTGGCGTGGTCCGGCGCGAGGACCAGTACGCCGCGCCCCTGCGTGAGCAGCCGTGTGACGCGCGGGGCGAGCAGCGCGAACCGGGCGCGGGCGCGGCCCCCGTGCAGCCGCCACACGGGTGCTTCCGGCAGCGGGTCGGGTGCCCCGGCGGGGTCGGGTTGCGGGTGCGGTTCCGGCAGGGCCGGTGGGGGCTGGGGGACCTCGATGGTGTCGGCCCAGCCGCGCAGGGCCAGCGTCCCTGCCTGCGTGGGCGTCAGCGGCACCCCGTCCGCCGAGGCGCTGTTCGCCCACG is a window of Deinococcus grandis DNA encoding:
- the priA gene encoding replication restart helicase PriA, whose product is MTPAAPSLESWLVVVNLPIGPCDFAPPHGWAAPAPLGCRVLVPWRGALEVGLVVGSGDGRGGHRLREAVHVLDDPASPWVTPATVSGVQGWAADARIPAGLIWGDLLGVGWQAEVTHMVRAVEGADLSMFARRPPTERWTDAGAFPDALLDAIREQGLLEERFTPRPRMRGAVAARPLDEVPPASRTATVLSAVTPAPAGLTAKQAQAAAWLAGHGPCDTLSAWAKGAGVSNGVVTAALNAGGAQYTLVDAPPPPAWTWLHGHGPVDTYAAWANSASADGVPLTPTQAGTLALRGWADTIEVPQPPPALPEPHPQPDPAGAPDPLPEAPVWRLHGGRARARFALLAPRVTRLLTQGRGVLVLAPDHATLRRAWEGLSGLAAHAGTRAAQLTGTLSEPQRAHTWQLIRTGEARLVIGSGHALAAPLDDLALIIVLEEASDAHKLLSGSRAFLPDLATRIAAAHDAALALVGTTPAAESVPHPGAVLPPPRARVHVVDYANPPEQPELGPLSSVHLRLGDQGYPLSHDLARVLRQVQERGRQAALLAPRRGYSALLRCPSCDHTPQCRNCDVPLRFHREGRQLTCHQCGYHQPIPERCDQCGDPMWQARGPGTEWIAQEVQKLLPGFPVYRLDRDRQDDLTPLMRGESGVVIGTQLLLSHEPPPDLALIGVTLADTWLNVSDFRASERYHRLLRQLAEWHPTRAPMLLVQTFQADHPALKVMVDGRDTLAYPAAEERARAALNYPPHARLAQIEISARDQHKAQAAAQDLADALHGAGATAHEVLGPAPSPVARVRGVYPYHLFLRARSDTRLGELLRILDTRTWKAKIRVDVNPRGGL